From the Oikeobacillus pervagus genome, one window contains:
- a CDS encoding ABC transporter ATP-binding protein — protein MKGVLSYLKPYRKYMIFAWVLMLMELAVDLLHPLFMVKIIDEGIVKGDLSIVYRWGALMLLTSIIAFAAGITNSFAASHVGQNFGYDVRKALFKKIQTFSFADFNRFSSSTLITRLTNDVTQIQMTIFLFLRIALKAPLLVIFGTLMVFLINFRLALVLGVTIPLSIAFLVWMYKKSSHLFQIVQSKLDRVNGILSENLAGIRLIKAFLRSHFEGSRFKKASHALMKKTIEVSTIVELVSPILHFVMNSSILVILWFANKEILSNQAEIGEVVAIVNYAMRITMSLSMATFILMFVSRAHASTERIQDVLETSVQMEEDKEVAPFQIQDGHICFKNVSFRYPGDSVTVLDDLSFTVEPNETIAILGATGAGKSSLFQLIPRLYDVSEGAVHIDGIDVREMKQEHLRNQIGLVPQDALLFSGTIKENIQWGKEDATMDEIINAAKHAQIHETIMKFPHSYRTVIGQKGVNLSGGQKQRISLARAFIRQPKILLLDDSTSALDMKTEEKLLEGLRSYKGTKLLITQKISTALKADRIFILEDGKIVAMGTHGKLLRISDLYRKIVQSQNMRKGAFQYVKTSSANEN, from the coding sequence TTGAAGGGGGTATTATCCTATTTAAAGCCATATCGGAAATATATGATATTTGCATGGGTACTCATGCTTATGGAATTAGCCGTTGATCTCTTACACCCATTGTTCATGGTGAAAATTATTGATGAAGGAATTGTGAAAGGAGATCTATCGATTGTGTACAGGTGGGGTGCGTTGATGCTGCTAACTTCTATCATCGCATTTGCCGCAGGGATTACCAATTCATTTGCCGCTAGCCATGTCGGGCAAAATTTCGGTTATGATGTGAGGAAAGCTTTATTTAAAAAAATTCAAACTTTCTCATTTGCCGATTTTAATCGTTTTTCATCATCAACTCTTATTACGAGATTGACAAATGACGTCACACAGATTCAAATGACCATTTTTTTATTTTTACGAATCGCTCTGAAAGCACCGTTACTAGTAATATTCGGAACTTTAATGGTGTTTCTTATCAATTTTCGTCTAGCACTTGTTTTGGGAGTGACGATTCCTTTGTCGATTGCTTTCCTAGTATGGATGTATAAAAAGAGTTCTCATCTATTTCAAATCGTTCAATCTAAATTGGATCGAGTTAATGGAATATTAAGTGAGAATTTAGCGGGAATTCGTCTAATTAAAGCTTTTTTACGTTCCCATTTTGAGGGGAGTCGTTTTAAAAAAGCTAGTCACGCATTGATGAAGAAAACGATTGAGGTGTCGACGATCGTGGAACTTGTATCCCCCATCTTACATTTCGTCATGAACTCAAGTATCCTGGTGATTCTATGGTTTGCGAATAAGGAGATCTTATCTAATCAGGCGGAGATTGGGGAAGTCGTTGCGATTGTGAACTATGCGATGCGCATTACGATGTCATTATCAATGGCGACGTTCATTTTAATGTTTGTATCTCGAGCACATGCTTCAACAGAAAGAATTCAAGATGTGCTCGAAACATCAGTACAGATGGAGGAAGATAAGGAAGTGGCACCGTTTCAAATACAAGATGGTCACATCTGCTTTAAAAATGTCAGCTTCCGATATCCAGGGGATTCTGTAACGGTTTTGGACGATCTTTCTTTTACAGTTGAACCAAATGAAACGATTGCCATTCTCGGTGCAACTGGGGCAGGAAAATCCTCCTTATTCCAGCTTATTCCACGTTTGTATGATGTGAGTGAAGGAGCTGTTCACATTGATGGGATCGATGTGCGGGAAATGAAGCAGGAACATTTACGAAATCAAATCGGGTTGGTTCCCCAAGATGCTTTATTATTCAGTGGTACGATAAAAGAAAATATTCAATGGGGAAAAGAAGATGCCACGATGGACGAGATCATAAATGCTGCAAAACATGCTCAAATTCATGAAACGATTATGAAATTCCCTCACTCATATAGAACGGTTATTGGGCAAAAAGGCGTAAACCTTTCAGGAGGACAAAAACAAAGAATCTCATTAGCAAGAGCCTTCATACGTCAACCGAAAATTTTACTGTTAGATGATAGTACAAGTGCTCTAGATATGAAAACGGAGGAGAAATTGCTTGAAGGATTGCGAAGTTATAAGGGAACGAAACTACTGATTACACAAAAGATTAGTACCGCTCTTAAGGCCGACCGAATTTTCATCCTCGAGGATGGGAAAATCGTTGCGATGGGGACCCATGGGAAATTATTGAGAATTTCCGACCTCTACCGAAAAATAGTGCAATCGCAAAATATGAGAAAGGGGGCCTTTCAATATGTCAAGACATCATCCGCCAATGAAAACTGA
- a CDS encoding siderophore ABC transporter substrate-binding protein: protein MKKLALVIISALFLVVAAACSSNEKSKEANTSEPKEKTEETKEITVKHLLDETKVKKNPEKVVVFDFGVLDSLDKLGVEVAGVPQKVVPEYLSKYKDEKYVNTGSLKEPDFEKMAEIGPELIIISARQQDLYEEFKEIAPTIYMGVDPTQYMESFKGNMTTLGEIFGKESEVESELAKIDDDIKELKKLASDGDQKGLVTLVTGGKVNAYGPGSRFGLIHEVFGVTPADEKIEASTHGANISFEYIAEKNPDYLFVIDRDAVVGGEAAAKKTIENDLVKKTNAYKENKIIYLDPNYWYLAGGGLQSMSEMVKEVKEGIQ, encoded by the coding sequence ATGAAAAAACTAGCTTTAGTCATCATTTCAGCGCTTTTTCTAGTGGTTGCTGCCGCATGCAGTTCCAATGAAAAAAGCAAAGAAGCAAATACATCAGAGCCGAAAGAAAAGACAGAGGAAACAAAGGAAATTACAGTTAAACATCTATTAGATGAAACAAAGGTAAAGAAAAACCCTGAGAAAGTAGTTGTGTTTGATTTCGGTGTACTTGATTCTCTTGATAAATTAGGTGTTGAAGTAGCAGGAGTACCTCAGAAGGTTGTCCCTGAATATTTATCAAAATATAAAGATGAAAAATATGTGAATACAGGTAGTTTAAAAGAGCCTGATTTTGAAAAAATGGCTGAAATTGGTCCTGAACTTATTATTATTTCTGCAAGACAACAAGATTTATATGAAGAGTTTAAAGAAATTGCACCCACCATTTATATGGGAGTGGATCCGACACAATATATGGAGTCATTTAAAGGAAATATGACAACATTAGGTGAAATTTTCGGAAAAGAGTCTGAAGTAGAAAGTGAATTAGCGAAAATTGATGACGACATTAAAGAGTTAAAAAAATTAGCCTCTGACGGTGACCAAAAAGGATTAGTCACTTTAGTAACTGGAGGGAAAGTAAATGCATATGGTCCAGGTTCACGCTTTGGTTTAATACATGAAGTTTTTGGAGTGACTCCTGCCGATGAAAAGATTGAAGCATCCACACATGGAGCCAATATTTCTTTCGAATATATTGCAGAAAAAAATCCTGATTATTTATTTGTTATTGATCGTGATGCGGTCGTTGGTGGAGAAGCAGCTGCAAAGAAAACGATTGAAAATGACCTAGTGAAAAAGACCAATGCTTATAAAGAAAATAAAATAATTTACTTAGATCCTAATTACTGGTATCTTGCAGGCGGTGGATTACAATCCATGTCTGAGATGGTGAAAGAAGTGAAAGAAGGAATACAATAA
- a CDS encoding iron ABC transporter ATP-binding protein encodes MVIVKNVTKKYGEKHVVDKVSVTIEKGKITSFIGPNGAGKSTLLSMVSRLITVDDGEIYIENQRLDQCKSRELAKKVSILKQTNHINLRLTVRELVSFGRFPYSQGKLTKEDWRFVDEAIEYMELEGMQDQFLDQLSGGQRQRAYIAMVIAQDTEYILLDEPLNNLDMKHSVQIMKVLRDLVDELGKTVVIVIHDINFASCYSDNIVALKEGKVVKEGKSQEIINPTVLKEIYEMDIDIKNYNNQKICVYF; translated from the coding sequence ATGGTGATTGTAAAAAATGTAACGAAGAAATATGGAGAAAAACATGTGGTTGATAAAGTATCTGTGACGATTGAAAAAGGAAAGATCACTTCTTTTATTGGTCCCAATGGTGCTGGAAAAAGTACATTATTATCGATGGTCAGTCGATTAATTACCGTTGATGATGGTGAAATTTATATCGAGAATCAAAGACTGGACCAATGTAAAAGTAGAGAACTAGCGAAAAAAGTATCGATTTTAAAACAAACCAATCATATCAATCTTCGTTTAACCGTCAGAGAGCTTGTTTCATTTGGACGATTCCCATATTCACAAGGAAAATTAACAAAGGAAGATTGGCGCTTTGTAGATGAAGCCATTGAATATATGGAACTAGAAGGAATGCAAGATCAATTTTTAGATCAGCTAAGTGGTGGGCAAAGACAAAGAGCGTATATTGCGATGGTTATTGCTCAAGATACAGAATATATTTTGCTAGATGAACCACTGAATAATTTAGATATGAAGCATTCTGTTCAAATTATGAAAGTATTAAGAGATTTAGTAGATGAACTGGGAAAAACCGTTGTGATTGTTATTCACGACATTAACTTTGCCTCTTGCTATTCTGATAATATTGTTGCTTTGAAAGAGGGGAAAGTAGTAAAGGAAGGAAAGTCACAGGAAATTATTAATCCAACGGTTTTAAAAGAAATATATGAAATGGATATTGATATTAAAAACTATAATAATCAAAAAATCTGTGTCTACTTTTAA